Proteins from a genomic interval of Amphiura filiformis chromosome 9, Afil_fr2py, whole genome shotgun sequence:
- the LOC140160925 gene encoding ras guanine nucleotide exchange factor A-like, with the protein MKATDSSKYSILHVANLPEWAVDLPERVTMIADVSPEAMARELTLIDKELFLMIHESELVDCMWMKPDKHSKAPNVMRLIEFFERVVRTVSAEIVKKNYDWARASAMAYFTTVAEKCFELQNFHSLKAILCGMQVPSIYRLQYSWCDFEEQYPDEHKVYNKLAHLMVDEGCSPEYFAHLERAELNPPLLTIPWSFLQEFNWSLHC; encoded by the exons ATGAAGGCAACAGACTCCTCCAAATACAGCATCCTTCATGTAGCCAACCTCCCAGAATGGGCGGTGGATTTACCTGAGAGAGTCACCATGATTGCTGATGTATCTCCTGAAGCAATGGCAAGAGAGTTGACTTTAATTGACAAGGAGTTATTCCTGATGATTCACGAGTCAGAGTTAGTGGATTGTATGTGGATGAAGCCTGATAAG CATTCCAAGGCACCAAACGTCATGAGGTTAATTGAGTTCTTTGAACGAGTTGTAAGGACTGTTTCAGCTGAGATTGTCAAAAAGAACTATGACTGGGCTAGAGCTAGCGCTATGGCTTACTTTACTACG GTAGCGGAAAAATGCTTTGAGTTACAGAATTTCCACTCATTGAAAGCAATCTTATGTGGGATGCAAGTGCCAAGTATTTATAGGCTACAATATTCATGGTGTGATTTTGAGGAACAGTATCCTGATGAGCACAA GGTGTACAACAAACTAGCCCATCTGATGGTTGATGAAGGCTGTTCTCCCGAATACTTTGCTCATCTAGAGAGAGCCGAGTTGAATCCCCCCTTACTTACCATTCCTTGGAGCTTTCTTCAAGAATTTAATTGGTCTCTTCACTGTTGA